The window ggtgacttgggacaccctaaatctcccaagtggcgactctgaaatgaataaataaatcccgttttgattgtcctttaattggaaaaactccctacgcacctcgcggtgcggaaaaaggaggtgtgacatggaTAATCCTCAGATTAtatttggatcaaagacaaatcatgaagatatttgtgttattgatagtggaacaactcatgccatattcaaggatcagaaatacttttcttatttgcataaggaaaaagcaaatatttcaacaatttctggtaatataagtttgattgaaggctccagaagttatatttctgtctaagggaacaaaacttattatagacaatgcattgttctcctccaagtcccgaagaaacatgttgagttttatagatatccgccgaaatgggtattatgttgagacaatagatgaaatgaactgGGAATAtgtttgtattacaaagaatatttctggccagaaatgcattatagaaaagttaccaactttatcttctggcttatactattcaaaaattagtacagttgaagcacactctatcgtaaaccagaagtttatggattcaaatacttttgtgctttggcatggccatttgggccatcctggatcaataatgatgagacgaattactgaaaatttgagtgggcatccattaaagaacctgaagattcttacaaatgacgaattttcttgtgatgcttgttatcaaggcaaaatgatcactagaccatcaccaatgaaggttggcattgaatctcctgcctttttagagcgtatacatggggatatatgtggacctattcacccacgaagtgggttgtttagatattttatggtcctaatagatgcatcttcaagatggtctcatgtgtgcctactatcatctcgcaatctggcgtttgcaaagctattagcccaaataattcgattaaaggcacaattcccagattgtCATATAAAGGGTATTCGCCTTGATAATATTGgtgaattctcatctcaagcttttgattaTTATtatctatcagttgggataaaagttgaacatcctgtagcttatgttcatactcaaaatggccttgtagagttatttattaaacgcctgcaattgatagcaagaccgctACTTATGAAAACAACATTGCCTACTACTGTTTTGGGctatgctatcttgcatgcaacatcacttatccgtcttagACCGATAtgttataataaatattctccgtcacaattagtttttggtcatgaatcaaatattgctcatctatgaattttcggatgtgctgtatatgtgccagtaacACCACCACAACACAGTAAGATGGGGCCATAGAGAAGGATaagaatatatgttgggtttgaatcaccctctattattcgctatcttgaaccattgacaggagatttatttactgctcgatttgcagattgtcggtttgatgaaacaaatttcccacaattagggggagagaaaaaggaaatcaaaagagaaattgtgtggaaagtttcatcattatctcacttttaTCCCCGTATCCCTATATGTAATTaagaggtccagaagatcatctatttacagaatatagcaaatcaaatgccagatgcatttactgatttaaaaaggataactaagtcacatatcctaGCGGAGactgtgcctatccgaattgatgtcccagtaggaccatctaatagcatgagagctagtgaacctaaagcacgcctgaagcgtggtaggcctttgggttctaaggatcgaaatcctcgaaaaagaaaatcgacgaatgatcaaaacgatactatgaagggatctcctgaagagacctaAGATCTGATTaattctgagattcctgaagaaatcaatgaactcGAAGCTCATATGAGTgaagaacttttaataagtttgactggtgatgggattaatttaaatcgatctgaaatagtggtggataatatttttgcatataatgttgcacttaatattatgcaagatagtaaggatcttgaacctcgatctgtcgaagaatgtcgacaaagatctgattggccaaaatggcaagaggcaattcaattgGAATtaaagtcacttgctaaaagagaggtctttggaccagtagtccaaacacctgctgttATAAAACTAGTTGGTCATAAACGGGTTTTTATGcaaaaaaaggaatgataaaaatgaagttgaaagatacaaagctcgccttgttgcacaaggattctcacaacgacctggagtcgattttgatgaaacatattcacctgttatggatgccataacattttgatatctcattagtttagcactgcatgaaaagcttgaaatacatctaatggatgtagttacagcttatctgtacggttcacttgataatgaaatttatatgaaaatccctgaaggatttaaaatgcctgaagcgaattcaaaatctcaggaaatttatttaattagataacaaagatctttgtacgattTAAAgtaatctgggcgcatgtggtataatcaccttagtgaatatttgctgaaagaaggttacataaatgatgttatttgtacatgtatttttataaagaaaataacatcagaatttgttatatttgttgtttatgttgatgacataaatcttgttggaactctagaagagctccaaaaggcaattgaatatcttaagaaagaatttgagatgaaagatcttggaaagacaaaactttgtcttggtctgcaaattgaacatttagcaaacGAGATTTTTATCCATCAATCTACCTATATAGAAAGGGTCTctaaatgcttttacatggacaaagtgcacccattgagtacaccaatggttgtttgATAACTTGAAGTGGAtaaagatttgttccgacctccagaagaggacgaggaactccttggtcctgaagtaccctatctcagtgtaattggtgcactaatgtatcttgctaatgatACAAGGCCtcacatagcattttctgttaatttactagcaagatataatTCTTCTCCTACATGGAGACATTGGAAcaggattaagcatatattgcgatatttaaagggaactcttgatatgagtttgttttatgctaacaaagaaagtgtagatcttgttggttatgcagatgcaggttatttatctgatccccataaagttcGATCTCAAACTAAgtacgtatttacatatggaggtagtGTCATATCATgacgctccacaaagcaatctattgttgctacttctttaaatcacgctgagataataaCTATTCATGAaacaagtagggaatgcgtatggttgagatcaataattcattttattcgagaaaaatgtggtttggaatatGAGAAAAGActcacaattttatacgaagagaatgttgcatgcatagcccaattgaagggaggatttataaaaggagatagaacgaagcacattacaccaaaattattctacacacacgatcttcagaaaagtggtgacattgatgcgcaacaaatccgttcaagtgataatccaacagatttattcactaaatcctTGCCAAcatcaacttttgagaagatgatatacaagattggaatgtagagactcaaatatttaaaacaagatTTACattagggggagtaaaatacgcgatgcactcttttttccttactaaggttttccCCCATGAGGTTTTCCTtatgaggtttttaatgagacacattatcttttaatgaacatcaaatggggagtgttataaatatattatattatggatgttcatttagtactccgttgtaaataaacctcctgaagaagcttatccatatgggactctgccgtaaatatgtttatctatttagtactctattggaaataagcttcctgaagaaacttatcactctggtacccggttatggataaacattaccccgatagaagattatccatactggGTATAATAAACTTATCCTTTCGATActtcgttatggataaatattatccccggtagaaaattatccataccgggtacaatgagcttatacTTTCAGTATTCCGTTATGGATAACCATTACCCCTAGTAAAAGATTATCTATACtaggtacaatgagcttatccattcagtactccgttatggataaacattgctttcagtagaagattattcatatctGGAATAATAGTAGCTTACACAATAGCTTATAGtaacagcttacacaacaacttgcagtagcagcttacacaacatcTTGTAGAGcggcttacacagcagcttgcagtagcaacttacacaatagcttacacaacaacttcctttctttagaagagatttcagtttattatgtacatcagtttgagttcgaataatatatcagtttctgtatatacttgtctttactttattgtgtttgttttataaacgTCCTCCTAATTTTTGTAAAAACACAAAAAAGATAGTAACTCTCTTCGAAccgggaaaaaagaaaagaaaaagaaacctaGAAGACAGCAGTTATTACCCCCAAAGTCGCCCGCTCTTCTATCTTTGTCCCGCACCCTGCCTCTCGCCCTTCTTCTTGCTCTGTATCTTCACCTACGGCACTCTGAGTTGCTATCTCACACATTCTCAGTTCCCACAAATCACAACTTACACAATCCAGAGAGTTTTCTTTCTTCGACTTCGTGTGAATTTTCGAGCTCCTTTGGACTCTCCAGTTCCATAGGTGAAGCTCAGCCAAAAAGAATTGCCGTGTTCAGAGATTTTGTACCCTTTCGTGGACTCTTTAGCTTTTCGTTTCGTGGAAAGTTTGACAAGTGAATTCCTATACTGGAGAGCTGCGTTAAGGATTGAGCAATTTTGATTTTGGACGTGAGGAGCTGAGGGTTTCAGAGCAGTTTTTCATTGAAGTTGTGCTATGGAAGCCGCCATTCTCAGCTCTTGCACACCGCTTTCCACAACGGCGGACCTCTGGATTCGAGGCAAGTCtgtctccttttttctttttgcaacttATTTGTTTCCAAATTAGTCACCCGTCCGTCTTTGCTGGATTTATCGTTAAAACTACGCCTTTGCCATCATTATTTCGTAATGTactacttcttttctttcttgtttttctctttcCTTCTCTATGTTTGTGTTTTTAGCATGTTAATTTTCCTCATTGTGAAATGGGTGTCACTTGAATAAATTTCAAAGCTTATTTTCCAATTGAAGCATTGGTTGCTCTCCACGCGCGcccgtgtgtgtgtgtgtgtgtgtgtgtgtgtgtgtgtgtgtctgcaCCAAAGAGAGCTTAGATAACTGATGACTATGTGGTGAGGACTGAGGGTTATGATTCAAATGGTTGGAGTGAGGTATTTCTGAAGAAATGATGAGTACTTTGTAGTCTTAGAAGGCTGTATACATGGATGGCTTTACCATCCATCTCCCCTTCTTGCGAGTGTCTATGTTGGAAAGCATCTTCTTCGGCGTTGCATTCTCCTAGTATCAGTTGCATATAAAGTCCGCAGTCTCCAAGAGGATGACCCAGTGTTGAGGTAACAACTTGGAGGTCCGAATTCCAGCTACCACTTGGTGTGAGTCCATGGTACAATTGCCTTCGCAATCTATGCTCGTGCACTGGACTAGCTGCTTGTTTAATTAGTCGAAGTGCGTGGCAAGCTGTCCATTACCAATacaacataaaataaataaaaattaaagtcTCCATAACCATAAGATGATTTTCATTTACTCCGGACAGAAGTAAATGTAAGAACATTAAGCAAGATAAGAAGAAAGTTGAATAAAAACCTGTGTGTAAGCTTTCCAGTTTTTTACGCAAGGTTCAATGGGAGGAAAACTGCTTTTGCTTCGTGGGTCTATCGCCCCAATTGGTTTAGTTAGGAAATTTTTATGAGTATGGCCCTATCCAGTAAGCCTTTTATCATCGGGAGCCCCTTCCATTTGGCCCAAGCTTTCTTTCAATTACGCTAGAATGTTTCAAAATCAGATTTTGAAACACAACAACTAGTCTTCTGTTAGGTCAAGGGTTcaagacaaaataaataaataaataaataaatttaaacacatatgtACAGTGTAAATTGCAAAGCAGTTGATCTCTTTAATGACATACTCTTATCTAAGCGAAATTTGCAGGTTCTGTTTGGTTGATATTACTTTACTTGCTTGAGGGCGTTATcctataaatataattatattttcCAAGTAAAGCAGTTTTACAAGGGGATGTAATTATGTTAATACCTTCCTAGGAAAAGCAATTGTTAAGACTTGTAATTTTAGCGGTGAATTTTTCTTGATTTGAACTAGAGAATATATTTTAAGTCTCTTGATTTTACTATATACAGATTGTGGCAATATATAACTTGGGTTATGCGCCAATCTTAACAAACCTAAAGCATGTTTATTTGCTTCACCAGTCTATCACTCGAGCTCTATATTTTGCTCTTTCTGGTAGAAACGCATTTAAGaccagttttttttttctttttttttccaacttttgtctAGCAGGAAAGTTTGCCGGATGTAATCTCCATTTCTATAATTTGCCATTGAACAGAACACACCTTCCTCTCAAGTTAAAATTTTCTGAATCGAGTAGAAGGCACTTTTCTTCACGAAAGGATCTGATATTGTCTAATGGTAAGAAAGGATTATCCAGCTATTTCACCCATCAACTTGCAAGTGGCTATACAAGTATCAGGGCATCATCTGGAGAAACGCTGCATTATAGACAATCTTCACCAGTAAGTGAAGATGAGGGAGTGTCACCAACATCGACAGATGCCAATGACTTTGTATCCTTGCAGCCTAAGCAGAAGAAATTCAGAAATAGATTTTTGAACTTTGTAAGACTGGGTTCCGTCATTGATAATGCTGCCGAGTCTTTTTTCAAGAGTGAGATACGGAGAAGGCTGTTTGTGACTGCCATTTTAATTGTCATCAGTCGTATAGGATATTTCATTCCTCTTCCAGGATTTGACAGGAGGTTGATTCCAGAAGACTATCTCAGCTTTGTCTCGGGATCTGTTAGTAAGTTGTTTTTTCATCTAGAGTTATACTTTCTTAGTTAATGGAGTTCATTTTTGAAATGAGTTGGTTGTAGCGACCGGCTCTTCAGACGCTGAACGGGGACTTGGGAAGGGGTGAAAGGATGATTCTTTTTCTTCCATTGAATTATCAATAAACTGTCTTTGCAGATGAACTTGGTGATTCCACTCCCGAACTGAAACTCTCCCTTTTCCAACTTGGGGTCAGTCCTCAGATAGCAGCATCAATTCTTATGCAGGTCAGCTTACTTTCACCATATATAAAATTTTTGAACCAGGATAAGAACATTTTGCTGTACTCTTTTATTTTCTATGTTTCATAAGCTATTTTATTATGTGCAAAGAAGTTTTTTTTTCACATCTTCTGCTTACATGAATATATTTGTTATGTTGGACCACCAGAGGGATGTACCAGAATAGTTTTTCCCAAAATCTTTCTGTGGACCTACATCTGTATGTACTGTAGTATATAAATGTCAGGTGAAAAGAATGTACTGATTTTTGAACCGTGCTCTGGCCTCGGGCATGTCTCGATTATAAAAAAGAATATATTTCAGGTGAAAAATGTTGAAACAAGACATCTACCAAAGTGATTTCTAAAAGAGATTTAAGGAATCTTGGAGGAGGGTGTTGTCCGAGTTGGAGAAAAGTGAAAATAACAGCTAAACTTTTGTGCTGttcaagataataagaaaaggtATTTGAACAATAATAATACTCACATCTAGTGACTGCACCATTGAAAACTACCTCAAGCATTCCTCCAACATCATTTCTATTTTACTGATCGTTGTCGATTTGCTTAGAGCATTCTTTTAAAGGGTTTTATCTttctcccaaaaaaaaaattacttttaaagGATTTTATTGCGGTGGAACAGAATGCATTTTCTGTTTAGTTGATTAGTACTATTGCTGAAAGAGCAAGTGATTCATGCGTCCTTCTGATTCAGTGGTTTGATAGGGACCAAGACATATGAAGTGGTAGGATTCATCTTTCTGTTACATAATGCCTCAGTTTTGTGCAAAACTAGTGAATGCCAATTTCCCTGTTCAGGTACTATGTCATGTTCTTCCTTCTTTGGTAAAGCTGAGAAAAGAGGGCTTAGATGGGCATGAAAAGATCAAGAGTTATATGTATGTCTAGTTTTTTCATATCAACCAGTGAGATGGATTGTTCTTTTACTTTGGTGGtcaatttctttgttttgtcctCAAAAACTTGCACAAGCTTATGAAACTTTGGATCTATTTTAGATGGTGGATCTCGCTTGGTTTTGCAATTTTGGAGGCTCTTATTCTCTCTTGTTACTCACTTCCATATTCGATATATGCTGCCAGTCATAGGTAAGAGAGGTACAAATTTTTCGTGTAATAATCAATGTGATTGTACTTTtgcaattttcaattttcattgcgCACAAAATGTCGCGGAGTATTATTTTTATTGCATAATGTGGGAGTTCATTTTCCAGTAAAGTTTTATTTCTTTAAATTAGCTCCATTTCTTCTGTACAAAACTGCAAAGTAGCCTTAAAGTTGTTTATTTTCTACCCCAGCTTtggaaattttcaaattttgttttttgatATTCCTAATTTGGAAAGAGAAGTGAATACTACTCTTGTTGTCTATTTACTTTAAGTTGATCTGTTTCTTAAGCACATTGTTCAATGTAAAACTTGAAAGTTATATtattgaaaatttagaaaatgcTTAGAAGCACGTTAAGGCATGAAGTTGTAAATTCCTAGTTTTTCCATTCCATCCCACATATCCCATCTTAAAGTGTCATCAATGTATCGGTTTGAAGTATAGCGTTGTTCTTGGCTCAATTAGAAAGAGCAAAGGAAGAGCTTGAAAATCTTCCACTGGAAGTATACCCGCTTTCTTCCTTGTATTTTGGTTTGAATTTTGACGTAAATCATTAAGGAGGTATATATCCTATTGATTTGAAAAAGGTGGATTGAATTTTGGTTAATTTGGTTCAAGAAGATTACTTTATTAAAGATAGTTACTGATTTATCTGCACATAGTGATCGAAAACAACAATTGCATCTAGCTCGCTTAATTAATGGGATGCTATGATTGCGGCACGTTTGGTATAAGGTTGCCCCCTCTTTATCTATTGGAAGTAGATAATAGTAATACGACAGTTGTTTTTTGATCATTTTCTGACAAACTTTTCATTGACTTTTGATTGTTTTGAcgttctcttttcattttttgttcaATCGGATGAGAAATACTCCTTGAAGATTTTTTATTTCTGAAGCTTGAAGCCTTCATCTGCTCTCTTAGTGCTGGTGTTAAGTTGATGAAATCTTTCTTTTACTGATAAAAGAGAGAGAATATATTGGTATTTGGAATAATCAGCAAAATCAAACTTCCTTGCGGATTCGTTCTTCTTATGTGCTATTAGAAGATGAATCCGAGAGCCTTTTAGTAGCTTTTTTTGGCGACTGAAAATGTTTTTCTGTATAAAGGCCTTCAGCATAATAGCATTGAATTGTTCTTGTTCCTTGAAATATTTAACGCCAATCATCTCTCATTGTTGAGAGGGTTTGTAAAAGCTAAGTCTTGATACATAATTGTTCTCATCCACGGTTGTTTGGGTCAAAGTTTCTTCTCATGCTGCTGATGTTTTATTTGCATAATGTTGGCTGAAATTAGTACCACTCTGAATCACCTTCATTTTGTTGCAGGGTTAAGCATGTGTTGATGACTTCATTCCTTTTAGTTT is drawn from Nicotiana tabacum cultivar K326 chromosome 22, ASM71507v2, whole genome shotgun sequence and contains these coding sequences:
- the LOC107825802 gene encoding preprotein translocase subunit SCY2, chloroplastic isoform X1, with the protein product MEAAILSSCTPLSTTADLWIRGKFAGCNLHFYNLPLNRTHLPLKLKFSESSRRHFSSRKDLILSNGKKGLSSYFTHQLASGYTSIRASSGETLHYRQSSPVSEDEGVSPTSTDANDFVSLQPKQKKFRNRFLNFVRLGSVIDNAAESFFKSEIRRRLFVTAILIVISRIGYFIPLPGFDRRLIPEDYLSFVSGSVNELGDSTPELKLSLFQLGVSPQIAASILMQVLCHVLPSLVKLRKEGLDGHEKIKSYIWWISLGFAILEALILSCYSLPYSIYAASHRVKHVLMTSFLLVSGAMTMSWICDTITESGFGQGSTLIICVGILTGYTDTLQKMLTQIAGSSGSWWPYVLAVLGVFTVVTMWAVVVSEGCRKVKLQYYGFKVASAAREDSPVPEVEPYIPFNINPAGMQPILVTSYLLALPNILASLLGSRFWEHIRDILNPDTSLGADPWVYYTVYAFFVFLFNIFDIANMPKEIADYLNKIAARIPSIKPGKATIEYLTKIQASTRFWGGLLLSVLATTSTILDHNLRHINEGYAIGLTSVLIIVGSIIELRRSYQAYNVMPSLSMALKRYGV
- the LOC107825802 gene encoding preprotein translocase subunit SCY2, chloroplastic isoform X2, producing MEAAILSSCTPLSTTADLWIRGKFAGCNLHFYNLPLNRTHLPLKLKFSESSRRHFSSRKDLILSNGKKGLSSYFTHQLASGYTSIRASSGETLHYRQSSPVSEDEGVSPTSTDANDFVSLQPKQKKFRNRFLNFVRLGSVIDNAAESFFKSEIRRRLFVTAILIVISRIGYFIPLPGFDRRLIPEDYLSFVSGSVNELGDSTPELKLSLFQLGVSPQIAASILMQVLCHVLPSLVKLRKEGLDGHEKIKSYIWWISLGFAILEALILSCYSLPYSIYAASHRVKHVLMTSFLLVSGAMTMSWICDTITESGFGQGSTLIICVGILTGYTDTLQKMLTQIAGSSGSWWPYVLAVLGVFTVVTMWAVVVSEGCRKVKLQYYGFKVASAAREDSPVPEVEPYIPFNINPAGMQPILVTSYLLALPNILASLLGSRFWEHIRDILNPDTSLGADPWVYYTVYAFFVFLFNIFDIVGSIIELRRSYQAYNVMPSLSMALKRYGV